From Haloarcula hispanica ATCC 33960, the proteins below share one genomic window:
- a CDS encoding peroxidase-related enzyme (This protein belongs to a clade of uncharacterized proteins related to peroxidases such as the alkylhydroperoxidase AhpD.) yields the protein MADSDTVMARFETPDIDDLPEDLQERIEEETERAGFTPNIFPAMAYRPSHFRAFFAYHDALVEQTALEREEVEMIIVAVSGVNDCLYCIVAHGALLRIYADAPKLAEQVAANHRTADINETHKAMLDFAVKLTESPARIEDADLERLEDHGYSRRAIWDIGSVAAFFNLSNRLAQLADIRPNDEFYDLGR from the coding sequence ATGGCAGACTCCGACACAGTGATGGCTCGGTTCGAAACCCCCGACATCGACGACCTCCCCGAAGACCTGCAGGAACGCATCGAAGAGGAGACCGAACGCGCCGGCTTCACGCCGAACATCTTCCCGGCGATGGCCTATCGTCCCTCGCACTTCCGGGCCTTTTTCGCGTACCACGACGCGCTGGTCGAGCAGACGGCGCTGGAACGCGAGGAAGTCGAGATGATAATCGTCGCCGTCAGCGGCGTCAACGACTGCCTCTACTGTATCGTCGCCCACGGTGCGCTGCTGCGTATTTACGCCGACGCACCCAAGCTCGCCGAGCAGGTCGCCGCGAACCACCGAACTGCGGACATCAACGAGACGCACAAGGCGATGCTGGATTTCGCGGTGAAGCTGACAGAATCGCCCGCCCGTATCGAGGACGCAGACCTCGAACGGCTGGAGGACCACGGCTACAGCCGCCGCGCGATCTGGGACATCGGCAGCGTCGCCGCCTTCTTCAACCTCTCGAACCGGCTGGCACAGCTCGCCGACATCCGTCCGAACGACGAGTTCTACGATCTGGGCCGCTGA
- a CDS encoding DUF6789 family protein yields MSTTTETTQTYDVSTGNWKAGVLGGIAGSAVMGALILVMNTATLAVAIPSLYGLAPPPSPAAGLVVHLSHGAVMGVMFAGLARVLNLESSGKLLGLGVGWGVATWVLFAALLMPVWLGAVGSPASPPFPNFAPPSLLWHVVYGGVLAVVYAATVDRI; encoded by the coding sequence ATGTCAACGACGACAGAGACGACACAGACGTACGATGTCAGTACCGGCAACTGGAAAGCCGGCGTGCTCGGCGGTATCGCCGGAAGCGCCGTCATGGGCGCGTTGATTCTCGTGATGAACACCGCGACGCTCGCCGTCGCAATCCCGTCCCTGTACGGGCTCGCGCCGCCGCCGAGCCCAGCGGCTGGCCTCGTCGTCCACCTCTCCCATGGGGCCGTGATGGGCGTGATGTTCGCCGGGCTGGCGAGGGTCCTCAATCTGGAATCGTCCGGCAAACTGCTTGGGCTCGGCGTCGGCTGGGGCGTCGCCACCTGGGTGCTCTTTGCCGCGCTTCTGATGCCAGTCTGGCTCGGTGCGGTCGGCTCGCCGGCCTCCCCGCCGTTCCCGAACTTCGCGCCGCCGTCGCTGCTGTGGCACGTCGTCTACGGGGGCGTCCTCGCGGTCGTTTACGCCGCGACCGTGGACCGCATCTGA
- a CDS encoding helix-turn-helix domain-containing protein, whose translation MTPSADEPRLFECATCGGIGIGENRPECCGQPMAATEATDAAVSEPSLETLLQTVFEMSGTELDVCLCVMEGGELTVAALAEQIGYDRSVVARHLNHLAEFGVVEKRRRIRPEGGHVYVYTPQPPEVVRERLRGEFLSWIRLATAQLDDLQREKVEAIADARTDERQWTVFQEQ comes from the coding sequence ATGACACCCTCCGCCGACGAACCGCGACTGTTCGAGTGTGCGACCTGCGGCGGCATCGGTATCGGCGAGAACCGGCCGGAGTGCTGTGGCCAGCCGATGGCGGCGACCGAGGCGACGGACGCGGCGGTCAGCGAGCCGTCGCTCGAAACCCTGCTGCAGACCGTCTTCGAGATGTCCGGTACCGAGCTGGACGTCTGTCTCTGCGTGATGGAGGGCGGTGAGTTGACCGTGGCAGCACTGGCCGAACAGATCGGTTACGACCGGAGCGTCGTCGCGCGCCATCTCAACCATCTCGCGGAGTTCGGCGTCGTCGAGAAGCGCCGGCGAATCAGGCCGGAGGGCGGGCATGTGTACGTCTACACGCCACAGCCGCCTGAAGTAGTGCGTGAGCGGCTCCGCGGGGAGTTCCTGTCGTGGATTCGGCTGGCGACTGCGCAGTTGGACGACCTGCAGCGCGAGAAGGTCGAGGCGATAGCCGACGCCAGAACCGACGAGCGACAGTGGACCGTGTTTCAGGAGCAGTAG
- a CDS encoding NifU family protein — protein sequence MSTDTEDANDLRERITNFLRRNFPQIQMHGGSAAIEEIDREEGSVTIRLGGACSGCGISPMTIQAIKTRMTKEIPEINEVTARTGMEQQEGMSGGSGGMSPSFPGESRGGDVGGDEDEGPEAPF from the coding sequence ATGAGCACTGACACAGAGGACGCCAACGACCTGCGCGAGCGAATCACGAACTTCCTGCGTCGCAACTTCCCCCAGATCCAGATGCACGGCGGGAGCGCGGCCATCGAGGAGATCGACCGCGAGGAAGGCAGCGTCACGATCCGCCTCGGCGGCGCCTGTTCCGGCTGTGGCATCTCACCGATGACCATCCAGGCCATCAAGACGCGCATGACCAAGGAGATCCCGGAGATCAACGAGGTCACCGCGCGCACCGGGATGGAACAGCAGGAAGGGATGTCCGGCGGCAGCGGCGGCATGAGCCCCTCGTTCCCCGGCGAGTCCCGCGGCGGCGACGTCGGCGGCGACGAAGACGAAGGCCCCGAAGCGCCGTTCTGA
- a CDS encoding CDP-2,3-bis-(O-geranylgeranyl)-sn-glycerol synthase, whose protein sequence is METVDTVVWALWAMLPAYIPNNAAVLAGGGRPIDGGRTWGGRRVLGDGKTWRGTLIGTAAGTLLALGLTQAAPGVSAALGTDLPTFSLRAGLGLAFGAMLGDIGASFLKRRTGRERGAAFPGLDQLDFVVGALLCAVVAAPSWFTETFTLPVLVVVVVATPVLHVVTNGIAYLLGLKNEPW, encoded by the coding sequence ATGGAGACGGTCGACACTGTCGTCTGGGCGCTGTGGGCGATGTTGCCGGCGTACATCCCGAACAACGCCGCGGTTCTCGCCGGCGGCGGCAGACCGATAGACGGCGGCCGAACGTGGGGCGGGCGGCGGGTGCTCGGCGACGGCAAGACCTGGCGCGGGACGCTGATCGGAACCGCCGCCGGGACGTTGCTCGCGCTCGGACTGACGCAGGCCGCGCCCGGCGTGAGCGCTGCACTGGGGACCGACCTCCCGACGTTTTCGCTCCGTGCGGGACTTGGACTCGCCTTCGGCGCGATGCTTGGAGATATCGGTGCGTCCTTCCTCAAACGCCGGACTGGCCGCGAGCGCGGCGCCGCGTTCCCCGGACTGGATCAACTGGATTTCGTCGTCGGAGCGTTGCTCTGTGCGGTCGTGGCCGCGCCGTCGTGGTTCACCGAGACGTTCACGCTCCCGGTGCTGGTCGTCGTTGTCGTCGCGACGCCGGTGTTACACGTCGTCACCAACGGTATCGCCTACCTGCTCGGGCTGAAAAACGAGCCGTGGTAA
- the hemC gene encoding hydroxymethylbilane synthase: MTTRGETLQLATRGSDLALRQAATVRDSLSSRRLSVELVEVETTGDQIRDELIHRLGKTGAFVRSLDEKVLDGELDAAVHSMKDMPTERPERLVVAAVPERAAAEDVLVTPDGRSLDELPEGATVGTSSLRRKAQLLAERDDLTVEPLRGNVDTRIAKLLAPSLQQEHQERHEAEQEHKGDAGDGDDADLDADEEEEHPYDRTVEEWFDDLTEFERRAMERDPDVEYDAIVLAKAGLHRAGLTRYVGMSDLDPDRFVPAPGQGALAVTAVDGDLALDIKDRLDDPQTRVETTVERTILEELGGGCVAPIGVHAHLEGGVVHTRVRVLSQDGTEEVSVGRDIPAEYHIDAAQDLAAELAEQGADDLIAEAKRDSTEADDDASTAREEDEE, from the coding sequence ATGACAACACGCGGGGAGACACTGCAACTAGCGACGCGGGGCTCTGACCTCGCGTTACGGCAGGCGGCGACGGTTCGGGATTCGCTGAGCAGTCGCCGGCTGTCGGTCGAACTCGTCGAGGTGGAGACGACGGGCGACCAGATACGGGATGAACTCATCCACCGACTGGGCAAGACCGGCGCGTTCGTTCGCAGCCTCGACGAGAAGGTGCTCGACGGCGAACTCGACGCGGCGGTCCACTCGATGAAGGACATGCCGACCGAACGGCCCGAGCGCCTTGTCGTCGCGGCGGTCCCCGAGCGGGCCGCCGCCGAGGACGTGCTGGTGACGCCGGATGGCCGCTCACTCGACGAACTACCGGAAGGCGCGACCGTCGGTACGTCGAGCCTGCGACGCAAGGCGCAGTTGCTCGCCGAGCGCGACGACCTCACCGTGGAGCCGCTCCGGGGCAACGTCGACACGCGCATCGCGAAGCTGCTGGCCCCGTCGCTCCAGCAGGAACACCAGGAGCGCCACGAGGCCGAACAGGAGCACAAGGGCGACGCCGGCGACGGGGACGACGCTGACCTCGACGCCGACGAGGAAGAGGAACACCCCTACGACCGCACGGTCGAGGAGTGGTTCGACGACCTCACCGAGTTCGAACGGCGGGCGATGGAGCGGGACCCGGACGTCGAGTACGACGCCATCGTGCTGGCGAAGGCCGGCCTCCACCGGGCCGGGCTCACGCGTTACGTCGGCATGTCCGACCTCGACCCCGACCGGTTTGTGCCGGCCCCAGGGCAGGGCGCGCTTGCGGTGACCGCCGTCGACGGCGACCTCGCGCTGGACATCAAGGACCGACTGGACGACCCACAGACCCGCGTCGAGACGACCGTTGAGCGGACGATTCTCGAAGAACTCGGCGGCGGCTGCGTCGCGCCGATCGGCGTCCATGCTCACCTGGAAGGCGGTGTCGTCCACACGCGGGTGCGCGTACTCTCACAGGACGGCACCGAGGAGGTCTCGGTCGGCCGCGACATCCCGGCCGAGTACCACATTGACGCGGCACAGGACCTCGCAGCGGAACTCGCCGAACAGGGCGCTGACGACCTCATCGCCGAGGCCAAGCGGGACTCGACGGAGGCAGACGACGACGCTTCGACGGCGCGGGAGGAAGACGAGGAATGA
- the cobA gene encoding uroporphyrinogen-III C-methyltransferase — MTDAAPGKVYLVGSGPGDPDLLTVKAKRLLEEADVVLHDKLPGPEIIGMIPEEKREDVGKRAGGEWTPQEYTNARLVELAEEGNTVVRLKGGDSMVFGRGGEELAHLAENGIPVEIVPGITSAIAGPEAAGIPVTHRDYTSSVSFVTGHEDPTKDESAVDWEALAATGGTLVVLMGVGKLPQYTEALRETGMDPDTPVALVERATWPDQQVATGTLDSIVSVRDEADIEPPAITVIGEVAGERERVVEFLEGY; from the coding sequence ATGACGGACGCTGCACCCGGCAAGGTGTATCTGGTCGGCTCCGGTCCCGGCGACCCGGACCTGCTGACAGTCAAGGCAAAGCGCCTGCTGGAGGAGGCCGACGTGGTGTTGCACGACAAGCTCCCCGGCCCCGAAATCATCGGGATGATTCCCGAGGAGAAACGCGAAGACGTGGGCAAACGCGCCGGCGGCGAGTGGACGCCCCAGGAGTACACTAACGCCCGACTGGTCGAACTCGCCGAGGAGGGTAACACCGTTGTCCGACTGAAAGGCGGCGACTCGATGGTGTTTGGCCGCGGCGGCGAAGAACTGGCCCATCTCGCGGAGAACGGAATTCCCGTCGAGATCGTTCCGGGAATTACGAGCGCTATCGCCGGCCCCGAAGCCGCCGGGATTCCGGTCACGCATCGGGACTACACCTCCTCGGTCTCCTTCGTCACGGGCCACGAGGACCCAACGAAGGACGAATCGGCCGTCGACTGGGAGGCCCTGGCCGCGACCGGCGGCACGCTCGTCGTCCTGATGGGCGTCGGCAAACTGCCGCAGTACACCGAGGCCCTGCGCGAGACGGGGATGGACCCCGATACGCCGGTCGCCCTCGTCGAACGTGCCACTTGGCCGGACCAGCAAGTCGCTACCGGGACGCTCGACAGTATCGTCTCGGTCCGCGATGAGGCCGATATCGAACCCCCCGCGATCACCGTCATCGGCGAGGTGGCCGGCGAGCGCGAGCGGGTGGTGGAGTTCCTGGAGGGGTACTGA
- a CDS encoding uroporphyrinogen-III synthase: MREEPRLRVAAFRPADDRLDSAVELLESLGADPVPDPMLAVEPAAAGDTDGDGDDGPVTPRTDADYVVLTSKTGVELAAEAGWDPGEATVCAIGQSTAEALHEAGYGVDIIPAEYSSTGLVETLSGAVAGTRVEVARSDHGSAVLTDGLEAAGAYVHETVLYRLVRPAGSGESADLAATGDLDAALFTSSLTVEHFLDAAAERGVREAAIDGLNEATVGAIGEPTRETAENAGISVDVVPDQADFEALACEAVEAAAPTHYE; encoded by the coding sequence ATGCGCGAGGAACCGCGCCTCCGCGTGGCTGCCTTCAGGCCTGCCGACGACCGCCTCGATAGCGCGGTCGAACTGCTGGAATCGCTCGGCGCCGACCCGGTCCCGGACCCGATGCTGGCGGTCGAACCAGCGGCGGCCGGCGACACCGACGGTGACGGCGACGACGGCCCGGTCACGCCGCGCACCGACGCCGACTACGTCGTCCTGACCAGCAAGACCGGCGTCGAACTCGCCGCCGAAGCCGGCTGGGACCCCGGCGAGGCGACGGTGTGTGCCATCGGCCAGTCGACCGCCGAGGCGCTTCACGAGGCCGGCTACGGCGTCGACATCATCCCCGCGGAGTACTCTTCGACGGGACTCGTCGAAACGCTGTCCGGGGCGGTGGCCGGCACAAGAGTCGAAGTCGCCCGGTCGGACCACGGCTCTGCGGTGCTGACTGACGGGCTGGAGGCTGCCGGCGCGTACGTCCACGAAACCGTGCTGTACCGGCTGGTCCGGCCAGCGGGATCGGGCGAGTCCGCGGACTTGGCGGCCACCGGGGACCTCGACGCGGCGCTGTTTACCTCCTCGCTCACGGTCGAGCACTTCCTCGATGCGGCCGCGGAGCGCGGCGTCCGCGAGGCCGCCATCGACGGGCTGAACGAGGCTACCGTCGGCGCGATCGGCGAGCCGACGCGGGAGACGGCCGAAAACGCCGGCATCTCGGTCGACGTCGTCCCCGACCAGGCCGACTTCGAGGCGCTGGCCTGCGAGGCCGTCGAGGCGGCGGCCCCGACACACTACGAGTAA
- a CDS encoding PspA/IM30 family protein: MSLLQRFAFAIRAKLNALLSRTSDPAAELDYSYEQMRDELQDVTRGIADVTTQKKRLEIHRTRLRSNVEKHDTQARAALQEGRDDLARRALGKKQVNVSQITDLTGQIDDLQETQDRLVGKRAELSSQIEQFRTKKETMKARYQAAEASARVSEAFTGAGDTMADVHRSIERATERTEQMEARAAALEELEESGQLESVLDDGDSIDQELDRLSSERAVENELATLRAEMDEREAVEEAAE, encoded by the coding sequence ATGAGTCTGCTCCAACGGTTCGCGTTCGCCATCCGCGCCAAGCTCAACGCCCTGCTCAGTCGGACTTCGGACCCGGCGGCGGAACTTGACTACTCATACGAACAGATGCGAGACGAACTGCAGGACGTGACCCGCGGTATCGCCGACGTGACGACCCAGAAGAAACGCCTGGAGATACACCGAACCCGATTGCGGTCGAACGTCGAGAAACACGATACGCAGGCCCGGGCCGCCCTGCAGGAGGGGCGCGACGACCTCGCACGCCGAGCGCTTGGGAAGAAGCAGGTGAACGTCAGCCAGATAACGGATCTAACGGGCCAGATCGACGACTTACAGGAGACCCAGGACCGGCTGGTCGGCAAGCGGGCCGAACTGAGCAGCCAGATAGAGCAGTTCCGGACGAAAAAAGAGACGATGAAAGCCCGCTATCAGGCCGCCGAGGCGTCGGCGCGGGTTTCGGAGGCGTTTACCGGCGCTGGCGACACGATGGCCGACGTGCACCGCTCCATCGAGCGCGCGACTGAGCGCACGGAGCAGATGGAGGCGCGCGCGGCCGCGCTCGAAGAACTCGAAGAAAGCGGCCAGCTCGAATCGGTACTCGACGACGGTGACTCCATCGACCAGGAACTCGACCGGCTCTCCAGCGAGCGGGCCGTCGAGAACGAACTGGCGACGCTGCGGGCCGAGATGGACGAGCGCGAGGCCGTCGAAGAGGCCGCAGAATAG
- a CDS encoding single-stranded-DNA-specific exonuclease RecJ, which yields MTTTGPVPALADRAAACADRLRAADRVLLASHIDADGLTSAAIATAALSRAGIPVETVFKKQLDAAEIESIAAREYDTVLFTDFGSGQLDVISEHVAAGNFEAIIADHHQPSAPDDCHSDAVVDTDGYADFETHLNPLLEGINGASELSGAGAAYVLARALSTGETDNRDLAALAVVGAVGDMQAVGGELVGANAGLVEEGIAADVLEEGTDLSLYGKQTRPLPKLLEYATEVPIPGISNDQAGATRFLEGLGLDLKADGDWRTWADLSDDERQTVASGLVQRAVERGVPADKIETLIGTTYTLTAEPRGTELRDASEFSTLLNATARYERADVGLAVCLGERDAPLERARTLLSNHRRNLSEGLTLVKERGVTQAGTVQWFDAGDAIRETIVGIVAGMALGTDGVDSDKPIIAFASTDEDETKVSSRATGPLVGRGVDLSVVMRDAAQAVGGDGGGHDIAAGATIPTGEESAFIEAADEIISEQVS from the coding sequence ATGACTACGACCGGCCCCGTTCCAGCGCTCGCCGACCGCGCGGCCGCCTGCGCCGACCGACTCCGGGCGGCCGACCGCGTGTTGCTGGCCTCCCACATCGACGCCGACGGGCTGACCAGCGCCGCCATCGCCACCGCGGCGCTGTCGCGGGCCGGCATCCCCGTCGAGACCGTGTTCAAGAAGCAACTCGACGCCGCTGAGATCGAGAGCATCGCGGCTCGGGAGTACGACACCGTGCTGTTCACGGACTTCGGGTCCGGCCAGCTCGACGTGATCTCCGAACACGTCGCCGCGGGCAACTTTGAGGCGATCATTGCCGACCATCACCAGCCGTCGGCCCCGGACGACTGCCACTCCGACGCGGTCGTCGACACCGACGGCTACGCCGACTTCGAGACGCATCTCAATCCGCTACTCGAAGGTATCAACGGCGCGTCGGAGCTCTCGGGTGCAGGCGCAGCGTACGTCCTTGCCCGCGCGCTCTCGACCGGGGAGACTGACAACCGCGACCTCGCCGCGCTGGCGGTCGTCGGCGCAGTCGGGGACATGCAGGCCGTCGGCGGGGAACTCGTCGGAGCCAACGCCGGTCTCGTCGAGGAGGGCATCGCCGCCGACGTGCTGGAGGAGGGCACCGACCTCTCGCTGTATGGCAAACAGACCCGACCGCTGCCGAAGCTACTTGAGTACGCCACGGAAGTTCCGATTCCAGGGATTTCGAACGATCAGGCTGGCGCGACGCGGTTCCTCGAAGGCCTCGGTCTGGACCTGAAAGCCGATGGAGACTGGCGGACGTGGGCGGACCTCTCCGACGACGAGCGCCAGACCGTCGCCAGCGGGCTGGTCCAGCGTGCCGTCGAGCGCGGCGTCCCGGCGGACAAGATCGAGACGCTCATCGGCACGACCTACACGCTGACTGCGGAACCGCGCGGCACGGAACTCCGGGATGCGAGCGAGTTCTCGACGCTCCTGAACGCCACGGCCCGCTACGAACGAGCGGACGTGGGACTGGCGGTCTGTCTCGGCGAGCGCGACGCACCGCTGGAGCGGGCGCGGACACTGCTGTCGAACCACCGCCGGAACCTCTCGGAGGGACTCACGCTCGTCAAGGAGCGCGGCGTCACCCAGGCCGGGACCGTCCAGTGGTTCGACGCCGGTGACGCCATCCGCGAGACCATCGTCGGCATCGTCGCCGGGATGGCGCTGGGGACCGACGGCGTCGATTCGGACAAGCCAATCATCGCCTTTGCCAGCACCGACGAGGACGAGACGAAAGTGTCCTCGCGGGCGACCGGCCCGCTGGTCGGCCGAGGCGTGGACCTCTCGGTCGTGATGCGCGACGCCGCCCAGGCCGTCGGTGGCGATGGCGGCGGGCACGACATCGCAGCGGGCGCGACTATCCCGACCGGCGAGGAATCAGCGTTCATCGAGGCGGCCGACGAGATTATCAGCGAGCAAGTCTCGTAA
- a CDS encoding DUF5783 family protein, producing MTEFDPEKFEDKYANYFPELQKAYKNAFERMNDAYDSELVHAIDQQVLNESEPFYEDGEFSVELPENPTERLSAIIVDDEKLDAVLSEYVDEIERELRRVFDIDD from the coding sequence ATGACAGAGTTCGACCCCGAGAAGTTCGAGGACAAGTACGCGAACTACTTCCCGGAGCTCCAGAAGGCCTACAAGAACGCCTTCGAGCGGATGAACGACGCGTACGACTCAGAACTGGTCCACGCGATCGACCAGCAGGTCCTCAACGAGTCGGAGCCGTTCTACGAGGACGGCGAGTTCAGTGTCGAACTGCCGGAGAACCCGACCGAGCGGCTCTCGGCGATCATCGTCGACGACGAGAAACTCGACGCCGTGCTCTCCGAATACGTCGACGAGATTGAGCGCGAACTGCGCCGCGTCTTCGACATCGACGACTGA
- a CDS encoding DUF4350 domain-containing protein encodes MAANSSSTVVRAGFFVGILILSAVVGTVAIGGGGGSQAAPDVTQVNAPSFNSDESVATPAAESGDLSMSADASGKVVVIDVAHAGDIDREALTPLVSTLTENGATVRYHVGERQSGSPLNESLRSADAFVVLGAEQRYTESEMNGLTEFSDAGGRVLLLNEPSQASPAGLGLFGPVRSDSVTMPMAPLASQYGLSYGNGYLYNMHEYDTNYQNVYATPTGDTELTEGVDRTVFYAALPVQGGDTVVTTTEQTTLSKTRRQDTYGVVARSGNVVTVGDTNVFTQEFLYRADNEQLVGNLLDFLVTGEKSPADAPQPADSGESGPGGSLPGAGTGGGGALPSEPDSTPAPEPNETMRADQ; translated from the coding sequence ATGGCAGCCAATAGCTCAAGTACGGTCGTTCGAGCAGGATTCTTCGTCGGTATCCTCATCCTCTCGGCGGTCGTCGGCACCGTAGCAATCGGCGGTGGTGGTGGCAGTCAGGCGGCCCCCGATGTAACCCAGGTGAACGCCCCGTCGTTCAACAGCGACGAGTCCGTCGCGACGCCGGCAGCCGAGAGCGGTGACCTCTCGATGTCGGCTGACGCGTCCGGGAAGGTCGTCGTTATCGACGTCGCTCACGCCGGCGACATCGACCGCGAAGCGCTCACACCGCTCGTATCGACCCTGACCGAGAACGGAGCGACGGTACGCTACCACGTCGGTGAGCGACAGAGCGGAAGCCCGCTCAACGAGTCACTGCGTTCGGCTGACGCCTTCGTCGTTCTCGGCGCGGAACAGCGCTACACCGAGAGTGAGATGAACGGTCTGACCGAGTTCAGCGATGCAGGCGGTCGCGTGCTCTTGCTGAACGAGCCGTCACAGGCGAGTCCCGCCGGACTGGGGCTGTTCGGCCCGGTTCGCTCCGATAGCGTGACCATGCCGATGGCCCCACTGGCGAGTCAGTACGGCCTCTCGTACGGGAACGGCTACCTGTACAACATGCACGAGTATGACACCAACTACCAGAACGTCTACGCGACGCCGACGGGCGATACGGAACTCACAGAGGGCGTCGACCGAACGGTCTTCTACGCCGCACTCCCCGTTCAGGGTGGCGACACCGTGGTCACTACGACGGAACAGACAACGCTCTCGAAGACCCGGCGACAGGACACGTACGGCGTCGTTGCCCGCTCGGGGAACGTCGTCACCGTCGGTGACACGAACGTCTTCACACAGGAGTTCCTCTACCGGGCCGACAACGAACAGCTAGTCGGGAATCTGCTTGACTTCCTCGTTACAGGCGAGAAATCACCCGCAGACGCACCACAGCCCGCAGACTCCGGCGAGTCCGGACCTGGCGGCTCGCTCCCTGGTGCCGGAACGGGCGGTGGCGGCGCACTGCCGTCCGAGCCGGATTCAACCCCAGCGCCCGAACCGAACGAGACCATGAGGGCCGACCAGTAG
- a CDS encoding S49 family peptidase has protein sequence MNNPIDRRVATALQSYTVLAVIAILIGAAVVPYAASVAEGDEQYVAVVNIDETISGSSSQDTIQELRELRSNESVEAVVLRVSSPGGSAAASESMYLAVKRLSAEKPVYTSVNQYAASGAYYTAVPSDRIYVTPASLVGHVGVIGTAPSDGLSSAATTGPDKAHRGMTRDQYYASLESMKRAFVGAVMTERGDRLNVSRETVAEASAYQGGRAVQTGYADEVGGLEAAIAGAAEAADLSEYQVVYRNPADPRGLFLLSGGSEAGGNATVAAEGAPYTFQGVDTVHFLMIYGTPENQQVVYNSSAQGGA, from the coding sequence ATGAACAACCCAATCGATAGACGGGTCGCAACTGCCCTCCAATCATATACGGTACTTGCGGTTATCGCCATTCTCATTGGTGCCGCCGTCGTGCCGTATGCGGCGTCGGTCGCCGAGGGTGACGAACAGTACGTCGCTGTAGTGAACATCGACGAAACAATCTCCGGCTCTAGTTCACAGGACACGATACAGGAGCTCCGCGAACTCCGCAGCAACGAGTCGGTCGAAGCGGTCGTCCTCCGGGTATCGAGTCCAGGGGGAAGCGCCGCCGCCAGTGAATCGATGTATCTGGCGGTCAAGCGGCTCTCGGCCGAAAAACCGGTGTATACGAGTGTGAACCAGTACGCCGCTTCCGGCGCGTACTACACCGCGGTCCCGAGCGACCGCATCTACGTGACGCCGGCCAGTCTCGTCGGCCACGTCGGCGTCATCGGAACCGCGCCGAGCGACGGTCTGAGCTCCGCCGCCACCACTGGACCCGACAAAGCCCATCGAGGTATGACGCGCGACCAATACTACGCCAGTCTCGAATCAATGAAGCGGGCCTTCGTCGGGGCAGTCATGACCGAACGCGGTGACAGGCTCAACGTGTCCCGCGAGACTGTCGCTGAAGCGTCAGCCTATCAAGGCGGTCGCGCAGTCCAGACCGGCTATGCGGACGAAGTCGGTGGACTCGAAGCCGCGATAGCCGGCGCGGCCGAAGCCGCCGACCTCTCGGAGTATCAGGTCGTGTACCGCAACCCCGCGGACCCACGGGGGCTGTTCCTGCTCAGTGGCGGGAGTGAAGCCGGTGGGAACGCTACCGTCGCCGCCGAAGGCGCACCGTACACGTTCCAGGGCGTCGACACAGTCCACTTCCTCATGATATACGGCACGCCGGAAAATCAGCAAGTCGTCTACAACAGCAGCGCACAGGGAGGTGCCTGA